A single Nerophis ophidion isolate RoL-2023_Sa linkage group LG26, RoL_Noph_v1.0, whole genome shotgun sequence DNA region contains:
- the ndufa11 gene encoding NADH dehydrogenase [ubiquinone] 1 alpha subcomplex subunit 11 gives MGYWDTPEGTNCAEKTWITTKLATALGLVGTAYHMVAYEPETAMEGLQRVGNVTVTMATMGAIFGMVTCLSAQARESPDDPVNYFVGGCASGIFLGAKTHNAGTGTTACLALGTLAFLSKVAKKENWVILPSPKS, from the exons ATGGGCTACTGGGACACTCCGGAGGGGACAAACTGTGCCGAGAAAACATGGATCACAACCAAGCTGGCCACGGCTCTGG GCCTGGTGGGCACGGCGTATCACATGGTGGCTTACGAGCCTGAAACGGCAATGGAGGGTCTACAAAGGGTTGGCAACGTAACTGTCACAATGG CCACTATGGGCGCCATCTTCGGCATGGTAACGTGTCTCAGTGCGCAGGCTCGAGAGTCTCCGGACGACCCGGTGAACTACTTTGTCGGGGGCTGCGCTTCTGGAATCTTCCTGGGAGCTAAGA cCCACAATGCCGGGACTGGCACGACGGCGTGTTTGGCTCTGGGAACGCTGGCCTTCTTATCCAAAGTGGCCAAAAAGGAAAACTGGGTTATTCTCCCGTCCCCCAAATCTTGA